In one Gemmatimonadaceae bacterium genomic region, the following are encoded:
- a CDS encoding histidine kinase dimerization/phospho-acceptor domain-containing protein gives MTEPAPKSSTASEVPEIPPQTDLQKLTALVQHQLNNPLAALLAETQLLAMESNLDAQHRVAVERIIELVRRIIGTVRSLDEVVEERLVR, from the coding sequence GTGACTGAACCCGCTCCGAAGTCGTCTACGGCGTCAGAGGTGCCAGAAATCCCACCGCAGACCGACCTCCAGAAGCTTACTGCGCTCGTTCAGCATCAGCTCAACAACCCACTCGCCGCACTGCTTGCGGAAACGCAGCTTCTGGCGATGGAGTCGAACCTGGACGCTCAGCATCGCGTCGCGGTAGAGCGGATCATCGAGCTCGTTCGGCGCATCATAGGAACCGTTCGCTCGCTCGATGAGGTTGTGGAAGAGCGACTGGTCCGCTGA
- a CDS encoding tetratricopeptide repeat protein encodes MIAPSIDPAAAIASAVKDYQETSNIGSLLQQLETVCSSCSDADALVTAVEQYQDVPEVAGPVYERVVALRPDDSQALVRLANAYWLSGRGPDAVQALADRAIAADPTNRGAWHLWALSESSLRDRVERWRHVVERFPSDELAQANLADNAASLASTEGDRGALQIAIRTYKGLLRTASRAEQRVALERAVATLEQWRI; translated from the coding sequence ATGATTGCCCCTTCAATCGACCCCGCCGCGGCAATCGCATCTGCCGTCAAAGACTATCAGGAAACCAGCAACATTGGGAGCCTGCTCCAGCAGCTCGAAACAGTGTGCTCGTCGTGCTCCGACGCCGATGCCCTGGTGACGGCGGTCGAGCAGTACCAGGACGTTCCTGAGGTTGCGGGACCCGTCTACGAACGTGTGGTTGCCCTGCGGCCGGACGATTCCCAAGCGCTGGTCCGTCTGGCGAACGCCTACTGGCTCTCCGGGCGAGGGCCGGACGCGGTTCAGGCGCTCGCCGATCGCGCGATTGCGGCGGACCCGACTAACCGGGGTGCCTGGCATCTCTGGGCGTTGAGCGAATCGTCGCTGCGGGACCGAGTGGAGCGGTGGCGGCATGTGGTCGAACGATTCCCATCTGACGAGCTGGCGCAGGCGAACCTGGCGGACAACGCGGCGAGCCTCGCTTCGACGGAGGGCGACCGGGGCGCGCTCCAGATCGCGATCCGCACGTACAAGGGGCTGCTCCGGACGGCGTCGCGCGCCGAGCAGCGTGTAGCGCTCGAGCGTGCCGTGGCTACGCTCGAGCAGTGGCGGATCTAG
- a CDS encoding cold-shock protein, with amino-acid sequence MRTTGTVKWFNDSKGFGFITPENGQKDCFVHHSAIQGTGFKTLSEGERVEFDIVQGAKGPAAQNVTKLGS; translated from the coding sequence ATGCGTACCACCGGCACGGTCAAGTGGTTCAACGACAGCAAAGGTTTTGGCTTCATCACCCCAGAGAACGGACAGAAGGATTGCTTCGTTCACCACTCGGCTATCCAAGGCACAGGCTTCAAGACGCTGAGCGAGGGAGAGCGCGTCGAGTTCGACATCGTTCAAGGTGCCAAGGGTCCGGCAGCTCAGAACGTCACCAAGCTCGGCTCCTAA